One region of Triticum aestivum cultivar Chinese Spring chromosome 6B, IWGSC CS RefSeq v2.1, whole genome shotgun sequence genomic DNA includes:
- the LOC123134216 gene encoding uncharacterized protein: protein MSTNHSAKSFPSGKQSKKKEKKFVSSSSSNATPVNMNDDLMVYISRRVILQIVGSAIRQEVQGYLHFTYLDGTIQVSLHMGAVYSTGSINENPLIFEGESVATQDEAEEGAAQAVLDYICENYAITINDYNYSVLQATNQKLLSAQEKIRAKHWQFNMAKREVAARQAETVTQTETLAHICNDFLDAVPLCMHPHRPFTEDRIISYTGSCPPITRLKHFAKVLYYFIIGTNPRGECSRMT, encoded by the exons ATGAGTACCAACCACTCGGCCAAGAGCTTCCCATCAGGAAAACaatcaaagaaaaaggaaaagaagttTGTTTCAAGTTCTTCTTCCAATGCTACCCCAGTTAACATG AACGACGACTTGATGGTGTATATATCAAGGCGAGTCATTCTCCAAATTGTCGGCTCAGCCATAAGGCAGGAGGTGCAAGGATACCTTCATTTCACGTACCTTGATGGTACCATACAGGTGTCCTTGCACATGGGAGCAGTATATTCCACAGGGAGCATCAATGAAAATCCTTTGATTTTCGAAGGAGAATCCGTAGCAACACAAGACGAGGCGGAAGAAGGGGCTGCTCAAGCAGTGCTGGACTACATTTGTGAGAACTATGCTATCACAATCAACGACTATAATTATTCTGTGTTGCAGGCAACAAATCAAAAGCTTCTATCAGCTCAAGAAAAGATACGTGCAAAGCATTGGCAGTTCAATATGGCCAAACGTGAGGTTGCTGCTCGCCAAGCCGAGACTGTAACCCAAACGGAGACACTAGCACATATATGCAACGATTTCTTAGATGCGGTGCCCCTCTGTATGCACCCACATCGTCCATTCACTGAAGACCGTATCATTAGCTATACTGGTAGTTGTCCGCCTATCACACGACTCAAGCACTTCGCAAAAGTGTTATATTATTTCATTATTGGCACTAACCCCCGGGGAGAGTGTTCCAGAATGACTTGA
- the LOC123137401 gene encoding 4-hydroxy-3-methylbut-2-en-1-yl diphosphate synthase (ferredoxin), chloroplastic isoform X1 has protein sequence MATGVAPAPLPHVKVRGGGIGLTKSVDFAKVLSVPGALRTGSSRGRALVVRSSSTESDTMELEPASEGSPLLVPRQKYCESIHQTRRRKTRTVMVGNVALGSDHPMRIQTMTTSDTKDVAKTVEEVMRIADKGADFVRITVQGKKEADACFEIKNTLVQKNYNIPLVADIHFAPTVALRVAECFDKIRVNPGNFADRRAQFEKLEYTEDDYEKELEHIEKVFSPLVEKCKKYGRAMRIGTNHGSLSDRIMSYYGDSPRGMVESALEFARICRNLDFHNFVFSMKASNPVVMVQAYRLLVAEMYNLGWDYPLHLGVTEAGEGEDGRMKSAIGIGTLLMDGLGDTIRVSLTEPPEEEIDPCRRLANLGTQAANLQIGVAPFEEKHRRYFDFQRRSGQLPLQKEGEAVDYRGVLHRDGSVLMSVSLDQLKAPELLYRSLAAKLIVGMPFKDLATVDSILLRELPPVEDAEARLALKRLVDISMGVLTPLSEQLTKPLPHAIVLVTLDELSSDANKLLPEGTRFAVTLRGDESYEQLDVLKSVDNITMLLHNVPYGEEKTGRVHAARRLFEYLETNGLNFPVIHHIDFPKSIDRDGLVIGAGSNVGALLVDGLGDGVLLEAANQEFEFLRDTSFNLLQGCRMRNTKTEYVSCPSCGRTLFDLQEISAQIREKTSHLPGVSVIYRTLDCFHSFYVKHWPDSLYLCLWQIAIMGCIVNGPGEMADADFGYVGGAPGKIDLYVGKTVVQRGIAMEGATEALIQLIKDHGRWVDPPTEE, from the exons ATGGCCACCGGGGTGGCACCGGCTCCGCTCCCGCACGTCAAGGTCCGCGGCGGAGGCATCGGCTTAACCAAGAGCGTCGACTTCGCCAAGGTCCTCTCCGTTCCCGGTGCGCTGAGGACGGGGTCCTCGAGAGGCAGGGCGCTCGTGGTCAGGAGCTCAAGTACAGAGTCTGATACCATGGAGCTCGAGCCGGCCTCCGAAGGAAGCCCACTTCTTG TTCCCAGGCAGAAGTACTGCGAATCTATCCACCAAACAAGGAGGAGAAAAACACGGACTGTGATGGTCGGGAACGTGGCACTTGGCAGTGATCACCCCATGAGGATTCAGACTATGAccacctcagataccaaggatgtTGCCAAGACCGTGGAAGAG GTGATGAGGATTGCAGATAAAGGCGCTGATTTTGTTAGAATAACCGTCCAGGGTAAAAAGGAGGCTGATGCCTGCTTTGAGATTAAGAACACTCTTGTCCAGAAGAA TTACAACATCCCTCTAGTGGCCGATATTCATTTTGCGCCTACAGTAGCTTTAAGAGTGGCCGAATGCTTTGACAAAATCCGTGTTAACCCAGGAAACTTCG CCGATCGCCGTGCCCAATTTGAGAAGCTGGAATATACTGAAGACGATTACGAAAAGGAGCTTGAACATATTGAGAAG GTCTTTTCTCCGTTGGTTGAGAAATGCAAGAAGTATGGAAGAGCCATGCGTATTGGAACAAATCATGGTAGTCTTTCTGACCGGATAATGAGCTACTATGGTGATTCTCCAAGGGGAATG GTTGAGTCTGCTTTGGAATTTGCTAGGATCTGTCGGAATTTGGACTTCCATAACTTTGTATTTTCAATGAAAGCAAGTAACCCTGTTGTCATGGTCCAAGCATATCGCCTGCTTGTAGCGGAAAtgtataaccttggatgggatTATCCTTTGCACTTGGGAGTTACCGAAGCTGGTGAGGGTGAAGATGGGAGGATGAAGTCTGCTATTGGCATCGGAACACTTTTGATG GATGGCTTGGGTGATACAATCCGTGTATCCCTGACAGAACCACCAGAGGAAGAAATTGATCCTTGCAGGAGACTCGCAAATCTTGGAACTCAGGCTGCAAACCTTCAAATAGGGGTG GCCCCATTTGAAGAAAAACATAGGCGCTATTTTGATTTCCAGCGTAGAAGTGGCCAGTTGCCTTTACAGAAGGAG GGTGAGGCAGTAGATTACAGAGGTGTCCTTCATCGTGATGGCTCTGTTCTGATGTCAGTGTCCTTAGATCAGTTGAAG GCTCCTGAGCTCCTTTATAGGTCTCTTGCTGCGAAGCTTATAGTTGGCATGCCTTTCAAG GATTTGGCAACTGTAGATTCTATTCTTTTGAGAGAACTCCCCCCTGTAGAAGATGCTGAAGCA AGACTTGCACTCAAAAGATTAGTTGACATCAGCATGGGCGTGTTGACTCCCTTATCAGAGCAATTGACAAAGCCACTCCCACATGCAATTGTGCTTGTCACCCTTGATGAACTATCAAGTGATGCAAACAAGCTTTTGCCAGAAG GCACTAGATTTGCTGTCACTCTTCGTGGAGATGAATCATATGAGCAGCTAGATGTTCTTAAGAGTGTTGATAATATAACGATGTTGTTACATAACGTTCCATATGGTGAAGAGAAGACTGGTAGAGTACATGCTGCTAGGAG GCTGTTTGAGTACTTAGAGACCAATGGTTTGAACTTCCCTGTGATCCATCACATTGATTTCCCTAAAAGCATCGATAG AGATGGTCTTGTTATTGGTGCTGGGAGCAATGTTGGTGCTCTTCTAGTTGATGGTCTGGGTGATGGTGTACTTCTTGAAGCTGCTAACCAGGAGTTTGAATTCTTGAGGGATACATCCTTCAACTTGCTACAGGGTTGCCGGATGCGCAACACAAAAACT GAATATGTCTCTTGTCCTTCTTGTGGGCGAACGCTCTTCGACCTCCAAGAAATCAGTGCTCAGATTAGAGAGAAGACCTCTCATCTGCCTGGCGTCTCTGTAATCTATCGAACACTTGATTGTTTCCATTCATTTTATGTAAAACATTGGCCTGATTCACTATATTTGTGTTtgtggcagattgctattatgggTTGCATTGTTAATGGGCCAGGCGAGATGGCTGATGCCGACTTTGGATACGTTGGAGGTGCCCCTGGAAAGATCGACCTTTATGTTGGGAAG ACTGTTGTGCAACGGGGAATTGCAATGGAGGGTGCCACTGAAGCCTTGATTCAGCTTATCAAGGACCATGGCCGTTGGGTGGATCCTCCTACTGAGGAGTAG
- the LOC123137401 gene encoding 4-hydroxy-3-methylbut-2-en-1-yl diphosphate synthase (ferredoxin), chloroplastic isoform X2, with translation MATGVAPAPLPHVKVRGGGIGLTKSVDFAKVLSVPGALRTGSSRGRALVVRSSSTESDTMELEPASEGSPLLVPRQKYCESIHQTRRRKTRTVMVGNVALGSDHPMRIQTMTTSDTKDVAKTVEEVMRIADKGADFVRITVQGKKEADACFEIKNTLVQKNYNIPLVADIHFAPTVALRVAECFDKIRVNPGNFADRRAQFEKLEYTEDDYEKELEHIEKVFSPLVEKCKKYGRAMRIGTNHGSLSDRIMSYYGDSPRGMVESALEFARICRNLDFHNFVFSMKASNPVVMVQAYRLLVAEMYNLGWDYPLHLGVTEAGEGEDGRMKSAIGIGTLLMDGLGDTIRVSLTEPPEEEIDPCRRLANLGTQAANLQIGVAPFEEKHRRYFDFQRRSGQLPLQKEGEAVDYRGVLHRDGSVLMSVSLDQLKAPELLYRSLAAKLIVGMPFKDLATVDSILLRELPPVEDAEARLALKRLVDISMGVLTPLSEQLTKPLPHAIVLVTLDELSSDANKLLPEGTRFAVTLRGDESYEQLDVLKSVDNITMLLHNVPYGEEKTGRVHAARRLFEYLETNGLNFPVIHHIDFPKSIDRDGLVIGAGSNVGALLVDGLGDGVLLEAANQEFEFLRDTSFNLLQGCRMRNTKTEYVSCPSCGRTLFDLQEISAQIREKTSHLPGVSIAIMGCIVNGPGEMADADFGYVGGAPGKIDLYVGKTVVQRGIAMEGATEALIQLIKDHGRWVDPPTEE, from the exons ATGGCCACCGGGGTGGCACCGGCTCCGCTCCCGCACGTCAAGGTCCGCGGCGGAGGCATCGGCTTAACCAAGAGCGTCGACTTCGCCAAGGTCCTCTCCGTTCCCGGTGCGCTGAGGACGGGGTCCTCGAGAGGCAGGGCGCTCGTGGTCAGGAGCTCAAGTACAGAGTCTGATACCATGGAGCTCGAGCCGGCCTCCGAAGGAAGCCCACTTCTTG TTCCCAGGCAGAAGTACTGCGAATCTATCCACCAAACAAGGAGGAGAAAAACACGGACTGTGATGGTCGGGAACGTGGCACTTGGCAGTGATCACCCCATGAGGATTCAGACTATGAccacctcagataccaaggatgtTGCCAAGACCGTGGAAGAG GTGATGAGGATTGCAGATAAAGGCGCTGATTTTGTTAGAATAACCGTCCAGGGTAAAAAGGAGGCTGATGCCTGCTTTGAGATTAAGAACACTCTTGTCCAGAAGAA TTACAACATCCCTCTAGTGGCCGATATTCATTTTGCGCCTACAGTAGCTTTAAGAGTGGCCGAATGCTTTGACAAAATCCGTGTTAACCCAGGAAACTTCG CCGATCGCCGTGCCCAATTTGAGAAGCTGGAATATACTGAAGACGATTACGAAAAGGAGCTTGAACATATTGAGAAG GTCTTTTCTCCGTTGGTTGAGAAATGCAAGAAGTATGGAAGAGCCATGCGTATTGGAACAAATCATGGTAGTCTTTCTGACCGGATAATGAGCTACTATGGTGATTCTCCAAGGGGAATG GTTGAGTCTGCTTTGGAATTTGCTAGGATCTGTCGGAATTTGGACTTCCATAACTTTGTATTTTCAATGAAAGCAAGTAACCCTGTTGTCATGGTCCAAGCATATCGCCTGCTTGTAGCGGAAAtgtataaccttggatgggatTATCCTTTGCACTTGGGAGTTACCGAAGCTGGTGAGGGTGAAGATGGGAGGATGAAGTCTGCTATTGGCATCGGAACACTTTTGATG GATGGCTTGGGTGATACAATCCGTGTATCCCTGACAGAACCACCAGAGGAAGAAATTGATCCTTGCAGGAGACTCGCAAATCTTGGAACTCAGGCTGCAAACCTTCAAATAGGGGTG GCCCCATTTGAAGAAAAACATAGGCGCTATTTTGATTTCCAGCGTAGAAGTGGCCAGTTGCCTTTACAGAAGGAG GGTGAGGCAGTAGATTACAGAGGTGTCCTTCATCGTGATGGCTCTGTTCTGATGTCAGTGTCCTTAGATCAGTTGAAG GCTCCTGAGCTCCTTTATAGGTCTCTTGCTGCGAAGCTTATAGTTGGCATGCCTTTCAAG GATTTGGCAACTGTAGATTCTATTCTTTTGAGAGAACTCCCCCCTGTAGAAGATGCTGAAGCA AGACTTGCACTCAAAAGATTAGTTGACATCAGCATGGGCGTGTTGACTCCCTTATCAGAGCAATTGACAAAGCCACTCCCACATGCAATTGTGCTTGTCACCCTTGATGAACTATCAAGTGATGCAAACAAGCTTTTGCCAGAAG GCACTAGATTTGCTGTCACTCTTCGTGGAGATGAATCATATGAGCAGCTAGATGTTCTTAAGAGTGTTGATAATATAACGATGTTGTTACATAACGTTCCATATGGTGAAGAGAAGACTGGTAGAGTACATGCTGCTAGGAG GCTGTTTGAGTACTTAGAGACCAATGGTTTGAACTTCCCTGTGATCCATCACATTGATTTCCCTAAAAGCATCGATAG AGATGGTCTTGTTATTGGTGCTGGGAGCAATGTTGGTGCTCTTCTAGTTGATGGTCTGGGTGATGGTGTACTTCTTGAAGCTGCTAACCAGGAGTTTGAATTCTTGAGGGATACATCCTTCAACTTGCTACAGGGTTGCCGGATGCGCAACACAAAAACT GAATATGTCTCTTGTCCTTCTTGTGGGCGAACGCTCTTCGACCTCCAAGAAATCAGTGCTCAGATTAGAGAGAAGACCTCTCATCTGCCTGGCGTCTCT attgctattatgggTTGCATTGTTAATGGGCCAGGCGAGATGGCTGATGCCGACTTTGGATACGTTGGAGGTGCCCCTGGAAAGATCGACCTTTATGTTGGGAAG ACTGTTGTGCAACGGGGAATTGCAATGGAGGGTGCCACTGAAGCCTTGATTCAGCTTATCAAGGACCATGGCCGTTGGGTGGATCCTCCTACTGAGGAGTAG